The region GGATAGCAAGGAAAGATAAATTTACAAAAATTTTGGGACACCCTCATCTTAATTTTGAGAAGAAGTTTTTTGATTTTTGGAACAGGGTCAGTAAAAAGTAATAAAGATAAGATAAATGTTAACCATACCTTACGAAGTTTGAGCTACAAATCTAAATTTTTCAGTAATAAATGATTTAATGTTGGTTAAAAAAATTTAAAAAAAATGTGATATAATTCCCGGCTTTTGGAAAAAGTTTTCGGTAAAGTCTAATCTTTTTTAAGATTATTTTGATATCTTTGGAGGGATGTAGCGGTTAAGTATTTTTGAAATCTTATTTTCGACTTGGACAATATCTTGCATTGAACTTAATTTTAGGATAAAATTGTCTTTAATTTTAAAGGAGTTTACTGTGAAAGAATTAGTCTTAACAATTCATATAATTTTGGCTACATTATGGATAGGCGGTATGCTATTTATGGTTTTTGTACTATCTCCATATGTCAGAAATCTACCAAACAGTGTTGAGGTATTTCAAAAAGTTGGGAAAAGATTTTCTATTATTGGAACGTTTATAGGCTTACCTTTGCTTTTTATTACCGGAATAGGAAACATGCATAATTTAGGTGTTTCTTTTAACGATTTGATAAACAGGTCCTCTGAGTATGCATCAACACTGCATGATAAGATTCAGCTTTTCTTGCTAACTTTCTTTTTAGCAGTATTACATGACCTATACTTTGGTCCAAGGTCCCATTTAAATGAAAAATTTAGAATAATGACACGAATTATTGGAATAATCAATCTCATAATTGGAGTGGTTATTATCTATTATGCAGCAAAATTGAGATTTGGGGGTTAAGATGTTATCAGAATCTGTTAAAGATTGTATAAGAGCTTTAATCTATCTTGCTATAAATCAAGAGAAAAGCTATGTTTCCGTAAAAGAAATAGCTGAAAAATTAAATCTTCCTTTCCATTATTTAGCAAAAAACGTTCAAAAACTTGTAAAATCTGGAATTCTTGATTCTTATAGAGGTCCAAAGGGTGGTATAGTTTTTAAACAGCCAATAGAAAGCATAAAAATAATAGACATTATTAAATCATTAGATGATGATAGATTATTCAAATCTTGTATTTTAGGGTTCGAGGAATGTAGTGATGAAAATCCATGTGCCATTCATAATAGATGGGTCGTTGAGAGAAATCATTTGTATAATCTTTTTAACACATCTCTTAAAGATATAGTGGAAGATATTAAGCAAGGAAGAATTAGCAACGTAAAATTATGATAGAAATTGTAAATCTTGGATTGATTGATTATCAAGACGGTTTAAGTATTATGAAAGATTTTCATAAAAAAGCATTAGAGAATAATAAAAACTATCTTTTGATATGTCAGCATTATGATGTTTATACGGTAGGTCAAAATGAAAATAAAAATTTTCCTGTAAATGTGATAAAAACAGATAGGGGCGGGTCTATAACGTTTCACGGACCCGGTCAGCCGATTTTTTATTTTATTTTTAAAGTTAAAAGCCCAATTGTTTTTTATAAAAAAGTAGTTAAGTCTTTTGATATTGTCTTTAAATCTCTTTGTGAAAAAATTTATCATGATTTTAAAAATCCTG is a window of Sulfurihydrogenibium sp. DNA encoding:
- a CDS encoding Rrf2 family transcriptional regulator, translating into MLSESVKDCIRALIYLAINQEKSYVSVKEIAEKLNLPFHYLAKNVQKLVKSGILDSYRGPKGGIVFKQPIESIKIIDIIKSLDDDRLFKSCILGFEECSDENPCAIHNRWVVERNHLYNLFNTSLKDIVEDIKQGRISNVKL
- the lipB gene encoding lipoyl(octanoyl) transferase LipB is translated as MIEIVNLGLIDYQDGLSIMKDFHKKALENNKNYLLICQHYDVYTVGQNENKNFPVNVIKTDRGGSITFHGPGQPIFYFIFKVKSPIVFYKKVVKSFDIVFKSLCEKIYHDFKNPGFYIENRKLASIGFKYSKGYSLHGVAVNHSVDLDKFNLIKPCNLDGYVATSLINEGIEIELDELVSRITNSILENFQR
- a CDS encoding CopD family protein: MKELVLTIHIILATLWIGGMLFMVFVLSPYVRNLPNSVEVFQKVGKRFSIIGTFIGLPLLFITGIGNMHNLGVSFNDLINRSSEYASTLHDKIQLFLLTFFLAVLHDLYFGPRSHLNEKFRIMTRIIGIINLIIGVVIIYYAAKLRFGG